From the Bacillus tuaregi genome, one window contains:
- a CDS encoding SGNH/GDSL hydrolase family protein, whose product MKKYTARVTTIIAALLSLLWVFGFAWSIEDFYNGEVEALEKKPAEAENDTKMEAKDMTVVALGDSLTRGTGDDSGMGYVGLVTEELKERLAPKDIQVYNLGINGQTSAQLLQQLGELNIGRQLAEADVILMTIGGNDLFQQGDTLFDLNLAKVQELQQTFLANLQQIFTFIRQHNPQASVFILGLYNPFIDLEDSDTTNKIVMGWNHATELTTGQFEKIVFVPTFDLFQLSVNEYLYTDKFHPNHAGYQLISDRLAPLINWEKEIQPND is encoded by the coding sequence TTGAAAAAATACACAGCCAGGGTTACCACCATCATCGCTGCCCTGCTTTCATTGCTATGGGTCTTTGGATTTGCCTGGTCTATAGAAGATTTCTACAATGGAGAGGTCGAAGCGCTAGAGAAGAAACCAGCAGAAGCGGAGAACGATACAAAAATGGAGGCTAAAGACATGACCGTTGTGGCACTCGGAGATTCACTAACGAGGGGCACCGGTGATGATTCAGGCATGGGCTACGTGGGGCTTGTGACAGAGGAATTGAAGGAACGATTAGCACCAAAGGACATTCAAGTATACAATCTAGGAATTAACGGTCAAACATCAGCTCAGCTCCTGCAGCAATTAGGTGAGCTTAACATTGGCCGGCAGCTAGCAGAAGCAGATGTCATTCTCATGACCATAGGTGGAAATGATCTTTTTCAGCAGGGTGACACGTTATTTGATTTAAATCTAGCAAAGGTTCAGGAGCTACAGCAGACCTTTCTAGCCAATCTACAGCAAATTTTCACTTTTATTCGTCAGCATAATCCACAGGCATCCGTATTTATTCTTGGACTTTATAATCCATTTATTGATTTAGAGGATAGTGACACGACCAATAAGATCGTCATGGGCTGGAATCATGCGACAGAATTAACCACAGGGCAATTTGAAAAAATTGTATTTGTCCCTACTTTTGACTTATTCCAGCTATCTGTTAATGAGTATTTATATACAGATAAATTTCATCCGAATCATGCAGGCTACCAGTTAATTTCTGATAGGCTGGCCCCACTTATCAATTGGGAAAAGGAGATACAACCTAATGACTGA
- a CDS encoding ABC transporter ATP-binding protein, producing MTEVTLEVKNLRKTIGRKEIIKGLNFKLHKGEVFGFLGPNGAGKTTTIRMLTGLIKPTTGTISICGYDVRKNFTKAMEYLGCIVENPELYPYLSGWDNLLHFARMLPAVTEQQIEDTIQFVGLDNRIHDKVKTYSLGMRQRLGIAQALLNRPKVLILDEPTNGLDPAGIREMRQFIRNLAENEGLSVLVSSHLLSEIQLLCDRVAIMKKGEIISIDSVDHLLTRQEKLYWRLTPLQQGRKVLERYTDVLVEDDYLITPLIDEKAAEWSKALMDEGISILEINRKIPVLEDLFLQLTGGESVD from the coding sequence ATGACTGAAGTGACGCTAGAAGTAAAAAACCTGCGTAAAACAATTGGACGAAAAGAAATTATTAAAGGATTGAACTTTAAACTGCATAAAGGTGAAGTTTTTGGCTTTCTTGGTCCAAATGGAGCCGGAAAGACAACCACCATCCGTATGCTGACCGGCCTCATCAAGCCAACCACAGGAACCATTTCGATTTGCGGCTATGATGTAAGAAAGAATTTTACAAAGGCCATGGAGTATTTAGGCTGTATTGTTGAGAACCCGGAGCTATATCCATACTTATCCGGCTGGGATAATCTGCTGCATTTTGCACGAATGCTTCCTGCTGTTACAGAGCAGCAAATTGAAGATACCATCCAGTTCGTCGGACTGGATAACCGAATTCATGATAAGGTAAAAACCTATTCCCTTGGAATGCGGCAAAGACTTGGAATTGCCCAAGCTCTCTTGAATCGTCCCAAGGTACTTATTTTAGATGAGCCAACGAATGGGCTTGATCCTGCCGGGATTCGAGAAATGCGGCAGTTCATTCGTAATCTTGCCGAGAATGAAGGACTGAGCGTATTAGTTTCCAGTCATTTATTAAGTGAAATTCAGCTTCTATGCGACCGAGTGGCGATTATGAAAAAAGGAGAGATTATTAGCATTGATTCGGTGGATCATCTGCTGACTCGGCAGGAGAAGCTGTACTGGAGACTTACTCCGCTACAACAGGGAAGAAAAGTTCTGGAGCGATATACAGATGTTCTGGTGGAGGATGATTATTTGATTACTCCGCTAATTGATGAAAAAGCTGCCGAATGGAGTAAAGCATTAATGGATGAAGGAATCTCGATTCTAGAAATAAATCGTAAAATTCCTGTCTTAGAGGATTTATTTCTACAGCTGACAGGCGGTGAATCCGTTGATTAA
- a CDS encoding ABC transporter permease subunit, with protein MIKLVQNEMMKILARKRLIVIALITAVLVGLFTYAQYKQTMERQEKLGTDWRAQVQAQVVDISNRLSSSRMSEDLRERLQITLKQSQYYLDHDINPNEPGAPSFVRMFIENSGSMFIPLLVMVIASDLVSSEHTLGSIKLLLTRPVKRWRILSSKYIALVLSISIIIAVVGLLAYLISGLVFGYKGMNAPILTGFTAEGGSLDTSQVRLISQWKFIFMDFGLVWFVAIVIGTLSFMLSVLIRSTAAGMGIMLAALISGSILSNMVSAWEFAKYLFMVNLNLTGYLSGAAPPIEGMTLLFSITLLAFWWLAGFIVSFLVFTNQDVY; from the coding sequence TTGATTAAGCTAGTACAAAATGAAATGATGAAAATTCTGGCGCGTAAACGGTTAATCGTGATTGCATTGATTACAGCAGTATTAGTTGGATTATTTACCTATGCACAATATAAACAAACGATGGAGCGGCAGGAAAAGCTGGGTACGGACTGGAGAGCACAGGTACAGGCACAGGTTGTTGATATTTCCAACCGGCTCAGTTCCAGTCGGATGTCGGAGGACCTTCGCGAGCGACTGCAAATAACTTTGAAGCAATCGCAATATTATCTAGATCATGACATTAATCCAAATGAACCAGGAGCACCATCTTTCGTAAGGATGTTCATAGAAAATTCGGGATCGATGTTTATTCCTTTGCTTGTGATGGTCATTGCCAGTGACCTTGTTTCCTCCGAGCATACTTTGGGCTCTATCAAGCTGCTCTTGACGCGACCGGTGAAGCGCTGGCGGATTCTTTCTAGTAAATATATAGCACTGGTCTTGTCCATTTCCATTATTATTGCAGTCGTAGGTTTGCTAGCCTATCTGATTTCAGGACTCGTATTTGGATATAAAGGGATGAACGCTCCTATCCTGACTGGCTTTACCGCTGAAGGTGGCAGCTTAGATACTAGTCAAGTAAGACTGATTAGCCAATGGAAGTTTATCTTTATGGACTTTGGATTGGTGTGGTTTGTTGCCATTGTCATCGGCACGCTATCCTTTATGCTGTCCGTACTCATAAGAAGCACCGCTGCTGGTATGGGAATTATGCTGGCAGCACTTATATCCGGTTCCATCTTAAGCAATATGGTTTCCGCATGGGAATTTGCTAAGTACCTATTCATGGTTAACCTAAACTTAACCGGTTATTTAAGCGGTGCCGCTCCTCCAATTGAAGGCATGACCCTGCTTTTTTCCATTACCCTCTTAGCCTTCTGGTGGCTAGCGGGCTTTATAGTATCATTCCTTGTCTTCACAAATCAGGACGTCTACTAA
- a CDS encoding DedA family protein — MESWITGFMEQYGYIGVFLMIALENVFPPIPSEIILPFGGFMTTYTSMTVTGVVIASTAGSVVGAVILYGIGLLLDVERLEKIIDRWGHILRVTKEDIHKADAWFDRYGIWTVLFCRMVPLIRSLISIPAGMSNMKFIIFLIFTFIGTLIWNIILVSVGAALGDNWHAITNFMDVYSNIAYAVIAVGIIVFVFFFFRNKRKKV; from the coding sequence ATGGAAAGCTGGATTACAGGTTTTATGGAGCAGTATGGTTATATTGGCGTTTTCCTCATGATAGCACTAGAAAACGTCTTTCCTCCTATTCCATCAGAGATTATTCTTCCGTTTGGCGGATTTATGACTACTTACACGAGTATGACAGTTACAGGGGTAGTTATAGCATCAACAGCAGGCTCCGTTGTTGGGGCCGTGATTTTGTATGGGATTGGTCTTTTGCTTGATGTGGAAAGACTTGAGAAAATCATTGACCGCTGGGGCCATATTTTACGGGTGACTAAGGAGGATATCCACAAAGCTGATGCATGGTTTGACCGTTACGGCATTTGGACTGTACTGTTTTGCCGGATGGTCCCGTTAATTCGCAGTTTAATTTCGATTCCTGCTGGTATGTCGAACATGAAGTTTATCATATTCCTTATCTTTACGTTTATCGGAACGTTAATTTGGAATATCATCCTTGTTTCAGTCGGTGCCGCACTTGGAGACAATTGGCATGCCATTACAAACTTCATGGATGTCTATTCAAATATTGCTTATGCTGTTATCGCAGTAGGAATTATTGTATTTGTCTTCTTCTTTTTCCGCAATAAAAGAAAAAAAGTTTAA
- a CDS encoding undecaprenyl-diphosphate phosphatase, whose product MDFIEIVKAIILGMVEGLTEFAPVSSTGHMIIVDDMWLKSEEFLTKYVANTFKVVIQLGSILASVIVFKDRFIDILGLNRLFNKKTVVASHGGGHFNLLHVIVGLIPAGILGVLFEDYIDEHLFSIETVAIGLILGAILMIIADRFGGKRPSVNSLDEITYKHAFIVGLVQCFSLWPGFSRSGATISGGVLFGLNHRTAADFTFIMAVPIMAGASFISLLKNWQYFSMDYLPFFIAGFISAFIFALISIRFFLKLINKVKLVPFAIYRIIVAAVIFLLYF is encoded by the coding sequence ATGGATTTTATTGAAATAGTGAAAGCTATTATTCTTGGCATGGTAGAAGGATTAACAGAGTTTGCACCTGTTTCCTCTACCGGTCACATGATCATTGTCGATGATATGTGGCTAAAATCTGAAGAATTCTTAACAAAATATGTAGCTAATACGTTCAAGGTCGTAATCCAGCTAGGGTCCATCCTAGCTTCCGTCATTGTCTTTAAGGATCGTTTTATCGATATCCTTGGGCTAAATCGCCTTTTCAATAAGAAGACGGTTGTAGCATCACATGGAGGCGGTCATTTTAATCTACTTCATGTGATTGTTGGTTTAATTCCAGCCGGTATCCTTGGTGTTTTATTCGAGGATTATATTGATGAGCATCTATTTTCGATAGAGACAGTTGCTATCGGTTTGATTCTTGGTGCAATACTTATGATTATTGCTGATAGATTTGGAGGAAAGCGTCCTTCCGTTAACTCCCTTGATGAAATCACCTACAAGCACGCCTTTATTGTTGGGCTGGTACAATGTTTTTCCCTCTGGCCGGGGTTCTCACGTTCAGGTGCAACCATCTCGGGTGGTGTCTTGTTTGGACTCAATCACAGGACCGCGGCTGATTTTACCTTTATCATGGCTGTACCAATTATGGCTGGTGCCAGCTTTATTTCACTCTTGAAAAATTGGCAATACTTCTCAATGGATTACTTACCATTTTTTATCGCCGGCTTTATCAGTGCATTTATATTTGCCTTAATTTCTATCCGCTTCTTCCTGAAGCTGATTAATAAGGTCAAGCTAGTACCGTTTGCTATTTATCGTATTATTGTAGCTGCCGTGATTTTTCTGTTATATTTCTAA
- a CDS encoding DUF438 domain-containing protein produces the protein MSEFINNREVMENKTERQAMLKEIIKELHAGKSVDEVKARFEEAVGDVTVAEISQMEHDLMVEEGIPVEEVQRLCSVHTAIFKGSIEEIHRSDNPEDQPGHPIHTWKLENKEIDMLVNFKLSLHMERFEKVDSDENRFKLLEDLNLLLDVDKHYSRKENLLFPYLEKYGIDGPTKVMWGVDDAIRLAIKEAKAFLTEYQGNKMEVIGVLKHVIKEVSEMIFKEENILFPMALQTLTEDEWVKIAAESDEIGFCLTSPAGVWKPERHPLAVEEETVEEVKEDGFIRFETGIVSLKQLETLMNHLPVDLTFIDENDVVRYFSHGKERIFARTKAVIGRTVQNCHPPQSVHVVEELLRDFKSGKKDVEDFWIPFKDKFVYIRYFAVRDEEGKYLGTLEFTQNVAPIRALEGEKRILS, from the coding sequence ATGAGTGAATTTATTAATAATCGTGAAGTAATGGAAAACAAAACTGAACGCCAAGCAATGCTAAAGGAAATCATTAAAGAGCTTCATGCTGGTAAAAGTGTTGACGAGGTAAAAGCAAGATTTGAAGAAGCAGTTGGCGATGTAACTGTAGCGGAAATTTCGCAAATGGAGCATGACTTGATGGTTGAAGAAGGTATTCCAGTAGAGGAAGTACAGCGACTTTGCTCTGTTCACACAGCAATTTTTAAAGGGTCTATTGAAGAAATTCATCGCTCTGACAACCCAGAGGATCAGCCAGGACATCCAATTCACACCTGGAAGCTAGAGAATAAGGAAATTGATATGCTTGTCAATTTCAAGCTTTCCTTGCATATGGAACGCTTTGAAAAAGTAGATTCCGATGAAAATCGATTTAAACTGCTTGAGGATTTGAATCTATTATTAGATGTAGATAAGCATTATTCGAGAAAAGAAAACCTACTGTTCCCTTACCTTGAGAAATATGGAATCGACGGTCCGACAAAGGTTATGTGGGGAGTAGATGATGCAATTCGCCTTGCGATTAAAGAAGCAAAGGCATTTTTAACAGAGTATCAGGGAAATAAAATGGAAGTAATCGGTGTTCTTAAGCATGTAATTAAAGAAGTATCTGAAATGATTTTTAAAGAAGAAAATATTCTTTTCCCAATGGCCCTTCAAACATTAACAGAGGATGAGTGGGTAAAAATTGCTGCTGAAAGTGATGAAATTGGCTTCTGTTTAACATCCCCTGCCGGTGTGTGGAAGCCTGAACGCCATCCACTTGCAGTTGAAGAAGAAACCGTAGAAGAGGTAAAGGAAGACGGATTTATCCGTTTTGAAACAGGAATTGTATCACTGAAGCAATTAGAGACATTGATGAATCATCTGCCTGTTGATCTGACGTTCATCGATGAGAATGATGTTGTTCGTTACTTCTCTCATGGAAAAGAAAGAATCTTTGCAAGAACGAAGGCTGTTATCGGTCGTACAGTGCAAAACTGTCATCCGCCGCAAAGTGTTCATGTCGTAGAAGAGCTTTTACGAGATTTCAAATCTGGTAAAAAGGATGTAGAGGATTTCTGGATTCCATTTAAAGATAAGTTTGTCTACATTCGTTACTTTGCTGTTAGAGACGAAGAGGGTAAGTACTTGGGAACACTGGAATTCACACAAAACGTAGCACCAATTCGTGCTCTGGAAGGCGAAAAACGCATTTTATCATAA
- a CDS encoding DUF1858 domain-containing protein has translation MEKTIDFQKTVYEICTEDPNVMEIMKELGFDQITKAGMLQTAGRVMTIAKGARMKGIELADIVQTFERNGYTVKQ, from the coding sequence ATGGAAAAAACAATCGACTTTCAAAAGACAGTTTATGAAATATGTACAGAAGATCCAAATGTGATGGAAATCATGAAGGAGCTCGGCTTTGATCAAATCACGAAGGCTGGAATGCTACAGACAGCAGGCCGAGTGATGACAATTGCCAAGGGAGCACGCATGAAGGGAATCGAGCTGGCTGATATCGTGCAAACATTCGAACGTAACGGATATACCGTTAAGCAATAG
- a CDS encoding DUF2935 domain-containing protein, with protein sequence MQFYYGSQMPLRILDEAEFWKQQEAEHTVVIRSLVPNLEAKYVEALEEWEAALSETHQKVIRFIETVTRTGYKITQALQQQVMHLVSFCLQQSLQFIKLCQQIKNESKVVSANPTAKVVLDHIIRESEYFVGIAQALLYQQQP encoded by the coding sequence TTGCAATTTTATTATGGGTCACAAATGCCTTTACGTATTTTGGATGAAGCTGAATTTTGGAAGCAGCAGGAAGCTGAACATACGGTGGTAATCAGGTCACTTGTACCAAATCTTGAAGCAAAGTATGTAGAAGCCTTGGAGGAATGGGAGGCAGCACTTAGTGAAACACATCAGAAGGTGATACGGTTTATTGAGACGGTTACTCGTACAGGATATAAAATTACCCAAGCTCTGCAGCAGCAGGTGATGCATTTAGTTTCCTTTTGTCTGCAGCAAAGCCTGCAGTTCATCAAGCTTTGTCAGCAAATCAAAAACGAGAGCAAGGTCGTGAGCGCAAATCCAACCGCGAAAGTCGTCTTAGATCATATTATTCGCGAGTCAGAATACTTTGTCGGGATTGCTCAAGCCCTTCTATATCAGCAGCAGCCATAA